A single region of the Streptomyces sp. NBC_00425 genome encodes:
- a CDS encoding S41 family peptidase yields the protein MTQSATPAAYLRFPHLHGELAAFVAEDDVWLAPLDGGRAWRVSSDNVPVSSPRISPDGATVAWTSTRDGAPEVHIAPVDGGPSTRLTYWGNAQTRVRGWTPDGRVLAVSTYDQATLRRSWARAVPVDGGPATTLPYGPVGTVAHGPHTVLLSASMGREAAHWKRYRGGTAGKLWIDREGDGDFVRLHEELDGNIECPVWAGDRIAFLSDHEGTGALYSSLADGSDLRRHTPHGGVSRPGEAEGGGGFYARQAAGDGTRIVYMSAGELWLLDDLDGAEPRRLDVRLGGQRTDRRPYPVAASRWLGGAAPDHTARGSAVEVRGAVHWVTHRSGPARALAAEPGVRARLPRTFRTEGEEWAVWVTDAEGEDALEFAPATGAAPGATPRRLAAGRLGRVLELAMAPDGSRAAVAAHDGRLLLVERETGEVREVDSSPDGEVSDLVFSPDSAWLAWSHPGPRPLSQLKLANVTDLSVTEATPLRFRDYAPAFTLDGRHLAFLSTRAFDPVYDEHVFDLSFVAGARPHLITLAATTPSPFGPQRHGKPFEAPDKEETPDSEGTPTTRIDLEGLADRIVPFPVEAGRYSGLAAAKDGVLWLRHPVHGVLGASRATPDDPGPDTELERYDLVHLRIEHLASDADRFEVSGDGKRLLLWTDGKLKVVPSDRRASGDEDSDSNVTVDLGRIRRVVDPSAEWRQMYDETGRIMRDNFWRPDLGGVDWDGVLDRYRPVLERVATHDDLVDLLWELHGELGTSHAYVSPRGGHRGGARQGLLGADLSRHADGSWRIDRVLPSETSDPDARSPLAAPGVAVRAGDAIVAVGGQPVDPVTGPGPLLVGTAGKVVELTVSPSGGGEPRHAVVVPVADEEALRYHAWVADRRAYVHEASGGRLGYLHVPDMQAPGWAQIHRDLRVEVAREGLVVDVRENRGGHTSQLVVEKLARRIVGWDVPRGMRASSYPEDAPRGPVVAVANEFSGSDGDIVNAAIKALGIGPVVGTRTWGGTVGIDSRYRLVDGTLVTQPKYAIWLEGYGWGVENHGVDPDIEVVCAPQDHAAARDVQLDAAVASALASLEATPAKVPPVLP from the coding sequence GTGACCCAGTCCGCGACGCCTGCCGCGTATCTCAGATTCCCGCACCTGCACGGCGAATTGGCGGCCTTCGTCGCCGAGGACGACGTGTGGCTCGCGCCCCTCGACGGCGGCCGCGCCTGGCGGGTCAGCTCCGACAACGTGCCGGTCTCCTCGCCGCGCATCTCGCCCGACGGCGCAACCGTCGCCTGGACGTCCACCCGTGACGGCGCGCCCGAGGTGCACATCGCCCCCGTCGACGGCGGGCCCTCGACCCGGCTGACGTACTGGGGCAACGCGCAGACCCGGGTGCGTGGCTGGACCCCGGACGGCCGGGTCCTCGCCGTCAGCACCTACGACCAGGCGACCCTGCGGCGCAGCTGGGCCCGTGCCGTCCCCGTCGACGGCGGACCGGCGACGACCCTGCCGTACGGGCCGGTCGGCACGGTCGCCCACGGCCCGCACACCGTGCTGCTGTCCGCGTCGATGGGCCGCGAGGCCGCGCACTGGAAGCGCTACCGGGGCGGCACCGCGGGCAAGCTGTGGATCGACCGGGAGGGCGACGGGGACTTCGTCCGCCTGCACGAGGAGCTCGACGGCAACATCGAGTGCCCGGTGTGGGCCGGGGACCGTATCGCGTTCCTCTCCGACCACGAGGGCACGGGCGCGCTGTACTCCTCCCTCGCCGACGGCTCCGACCTGCGCCGGCACACGCCGCACGGGGGCGTCTCCCGCCCGGGCGAGGCCGAGGGCGGGGGCGGCTTCTACGCACGCCAGGCCGCCGGCGACGGCACCCGGATCGTGTACATGTCCGCGGGCGAGCTGTGGCTGCTCGACGACCTCGACGGGGCCGAACCGCGCCGCCTCGACGTCCGGCTCGGCGGCCAGCGCACCGACCGCCGCCCCTACCCGGTCGCCGCCTCCCGGTGGCTGGGCGGGGCCGCGCCCGACCACACCGCGCGCGGCAGCGCCGTCGAGGTGCGCGGCGCCGTCCACTGGGTCACCCACCGGTCCGGGCCCGCCCGGGCGCTCGCCGCCGAACCCGGCGTGCGGGCCCGGCTGCCGCGCACCTTCCGCACGGAGGGGGAGGAGTGGGCGGTGTGGGTGACCGACGCCGAGGGGGAGGACGCGCTGGAGTTCGCCCCGGCGACCGGCGCGGCCCCCGGCGCCACCCCGCGCCGGCTCGCCGCCGGACGGCTCGGCCGGGTCCTCGAGCTCGCCATGGCGCCCGACGGCAGCCGGGCCGCGGTCGCCGCGCACGACGGACGGCTGCTGCTCGTCGAGCGGGAGACCGGAGAGGTCCGCGAGGTCGACAGCAGCCCCGACGGCGAGGTGTCCGACCTGGTCTTCTCCCCGGACTCGGCCTGGCTCGCCTGGTCGCACCCCGGGCCGCGGCCGCTCAGCCAGCTCAAGCTTGCCAACGTCACCGACCTGTCGGTCACCGAGGCGACCCCGCTGCGCTTCCGCGACTACGCGCCGGCCTTCACCCTCGACGGCAGGCACCTCGCGTTCCTCTCCACACGCGCCTTCGACCCGGTCTACGACGAGCACGTCTTCGACCTCTCCTTCGTGGCCGGCGCCCGCCCGCACCTCATCACGCTCGCGGCGACCACTCCCTCGCCCTTCGGACCGCAGCGGCACGGCAAGCCGTTCGAGGCTCCCGACAAGGAGGAGACGCCCGACAGCGAGGGCACCCCGACCACCCGTATCGACCTCGAGGGCCTCGCCGACCGGATAGTGCCCTTCCCGGTCGAGGCCGGCCGCTACTCCGGGCTGGCCGCGGCGAAGGACGGCGTGCTGTGGCTGCGGCATCCCGTGCACGGCGTCCTCGGGGCCTCCCGCGCCACCCCGGACGACCCCGGCCCCGACACCGAGCTGGAGCGCTACGACCTCGTCCACCTGCGCATCGAGCACCTCGCGTCGGACGCCGACCGCTTCGAGGTCAGCGGCGACGGCAAGCGGCTGCTGCTGTGGACCGACGGCAAGCTCAAGGTCGTCCCCAGCGACCGGCGCGCCTCCGGCGACGAGGACAGCGACAGCAACGTCACCGTCGACCTCGGCCGGATCCGCAGGGTCGTGGACCCGTCCGCCGAGTGGCGGCAGATGTACGACGAGACCGGCCGGATCATGCGGGACAACTTCTGGCGGCCCGACCTCGGCGGCGTCGACTGGGACGGCGTCCTCGACCGCTACCGGCCCGTGCTGGAGCGGGTCGCGACCCACGACGACCTCGTCGACCTGCTGTGGGAGCTGCACGGCGAGCTCGGCACCTCGCACGCCTACGTCTCACCGCGCGGCGGCCACCGCGGGGGCGCCCGGCAGGGCCTGCTCGGCGCGGACCTCTCCCGTCACGCGGACGGCAGTTGGCGCATCGACCGAGTGCTGCCCTCGGAGACCTCCGACCCCGACGCCCGCTCCCCGCTCGCCGCGCCCGGCGTCGCGGTGCGGGCCGGCGACGCGATCGTCGCCGTCGGCGGGCAGCCGGTGGACCCGGTCACCGGGCCCGGGCCGCTGCTGGTCGGCACGGCCGGCAAGGTCGTCGAGCTGACGGTGTCGCCGTCCGGCGGGGGCGAGCCGCGGCACGCCGTCGTCGTCCCCGTCGCCGACGAGGAGGCGCTGCGCTACCACGCGTGGGTCGCGGACCGGCGGGCGTACGTGCACGAGGCGTCGGGCGGCCGGCTGGGCTATCTGCACGTGCCCGACATGCAGGCGCCGGGCTGGGCGCAGATCCACCGCGACCTGCGGGTCGAGGTGGCCCGCGAGGGCCTGGTCGTGGACGTCCGGGAGAACCGCGGCGGCCACACCTCCCAGCTGGTCGTCGAGAAGCTCGCCCGGCGCATCGTCGGCTGGGACGTGCCGCGCGGCATGCGGGCGTCCAGCTATCCGGAGGACGCGCCGCGGGGCCCCGTGGTCGCCGTCGCCAACGAGTTCTCCGGGTCGGACGGGGACATCGTCAACGCGGCGATCAAGGCGCTCGGCATCGGGCCGGTGGTCGGGACGCGCACCTGGGGCGGGACGGTCGGGATCGACAGCCGCTACCGGCTGGTCGACGGAACGCTCGTCACGCAGCCCAAGTACGCCATCTGGCTGGAGGGTTACGGGTGGGGCGTGGAGAACCACGGCGTCGATCCCGACATCGAGGTGGTGTGCGCTCCCCAGGACCACGCGGCCGCCCGCGACGTCCAGCTCGACGCGGCGGTGGCGTCGGCGCTGGCCTCGCTGGAAGCCACGCCCGCGAAGGTTCCGCCCGTGCTGCCCTGA
- a CDS encoding histidine triad nucleotide-binding protein: MAGEAQDDCLFCKIVAGTIPATIVRETETTVAFRDINPQAPTHVLVIPKAHHENAAALAAADPALTADVLREAQAVADEDKLDSYRVVFNTGAGAGQTVFHVHAHVLGGRGLHWPPG, translated from the coding sequence ATGGCAGGGGAAGCGCAGGACGACTGTCTGTTCTGCAAGATCGTCGCGGGGACCATTCCGGCGACGATCGTGCGGGAGACCGAAACGACCGTCGCCTTCCGGGACATCAACCCCCAGGCGCCCACCCACGTCCTGGTGATCCCGAAGGCGCACCACGAGAACGCCGCCGCCCTCGCGGCCGCCGACCCGGCCCTCACCGCCGACGTGCTGCGCGAAGCCCAGGCGGTGGCCGACGAGGACAAGCTGGACAGCTACCGCGTCGTCTTCAACACCGGCGCGGGCGCCGGCCAGACCGTGTTCCACGTGCACGCGCACGTCCTCGGCGGCCGCGGTCTGCACTGGCCCCCCGGGTAG
- a CDS encoding ribonuclease Z, with product MSVRELVVLGTASQVPTRHRNHNGYLLRWDGEGLLFDPGEGTQRQMLRAGVAAHDIHRICVTHFHGDHSLGLAGVIQRINLDQVPHPVTAHYPRSGQRFFERLRYSTAYRETVGITEAPVDADGPLATAAAYRLETARLSHPVESYGYRVVEPDGRRMLPERLAAHGIGGPDVGRIQREGAIGGVSLDDVSEVRRGQRFAFVMDTRLCDGVHALAEGADLLVIESTFLDEDERLAVDHGHLTAGQAARVARDAGVRHLVLTHFSQRYSESGGEFERQARAAGFDGELTVAHDLLRIPVPKRR from the coding sequence GTGTCCGTACGCGAACTGGTGGTCCTCGGCACCGCCAGCCAGGTGCCCACCCGGCACCGCAACCACAACGGCTATCTGCTGCGCTGGGACGGCGAGGGCCTCCTCTTCGACCCGGGCGAGGGCACCCAGCGCCAGATGCTGCGCGCCGGGGTCGCCGCGCACGACATCCACCGGATCTGCGTCACCCACTTCCACGGCGACCACTCCCTCGGCCTCGCGGGCGTCATCCAGCGCATCAACCTGGACCAGGTGCCGCATCCGGTCACCGCCCACTACCCGCGCTCGGGGCAGCGGTTCTTCGAGCGGCTGCGCTATTCCACCGCCTACCGCGAGACCGTCGGCATCACCGAGGCGCCGGTCGACGCGGACGGGCCGCTCGCCACCGCCGCCGCCTACCGGCTGGAGACCGCCAGGCTCTCGCATCCGGTGGAGTCCTACGGCTACCGCGTCGTCGAGCCCGACGGCCGCCGCATGCTGCCCGAGCGGCTCGCCGCGCACGGCATCGGCGGACCCGACGTCGGCCGGATCCAGCGGGAGGGGGCGATCGGCGGGGTCTCGCTCGACGACGTCAGCGAGGTCCGCCGCGGACAGCGGTTCGCGTTCGTCATGGACACCCGGCTGTGCGACGGCGTGCACGCCCTCGCCGAGGGCGCCGACCTGCTCGTCATCGAGTCGACCTTCCTCGACGAGGACGAGCGGCTCGCCGTGGACCACGGTCATCTGACCGCCGGTCAGGCCGCCCGGGTCGCCCGGGACGCCGGGGTGCGGCATCTGGTCCTCACCCACTTCAGCCAGCGATACTCCGAGAGTGGGGGAGAGTTCGAGCGGCAGGCGCGGGCCGCCGGGTTCGACGGCGAGCTGACCGTCGCCCACGACCTGCTGCGGATCCCGGTTCCGAAACGGCGGTGA
- a CDS encoding adenosine deaminase: MPLPKAELHLHIEGTLEPELAFELAARNGVALPYADTDELREAYRFEDLQSFLNLYYELMTVLRTERDFEDLAEAYLTRAAAQGVRHAEIFFDPQAHLARGVDMGTVVEGLWRALGRSEAAHGISTRLILCFLRDESAESALATLDAAKPHLDRIIGVGLDSAEVGHPPVKFREVYEAAAALGLRRVAHAGEEGPPEYITQALDVLGVERVDHGLRCMEDPALVERLVRERIPLTLCPLSNVRLRTVDVLAEHPLPAMLDAGLLCTVNSDDPAYFGGYAGDNFDAVRTALGLDEERLRELARNSFLASFLEDDEERRARCLAEVDAYVF; encoded by the coding sequence ATGCCCCTCCCCAAAGCCGAACTGCACCTGCACATCGAAGGAACCCTGGAGCCGGAGCTGGCCTTCGAGCTGGCCGCCCGCAACGGGGTCGCGCTGCCCTACGCCGACACCGACGAGCTTCGTGAGGCGTACCGGTTCGAGGACCTGCAGTCCTTCCTGAACCTGTACTACGAGCTCATGACGGTGTTGCGCACCGAGCGGGACTTCGAGGATCTCGCCGAGGCGTATCTCACCCGGGCCGCCGCGCAGGGCGTGCGGCACGCGGAGATCTTCTTCGACCCGCAGGCGCACCTCGCCCGCGGGGTGGACATGGGCACGGTGGTGGAGGGGCTGTGGCGGGCGCTGGGCCGTAGCGAGGCCGCCCACGGGATCTCCACCCGGCTGATCCTGTGCTTCCTGCGCGACGAGTCCGCCGAGTCTGCCCTGGCGACGCTGGACGCGGCGAAGCCCCACCTCGACCGGATCATCGGCGTCGGCCTGGACTCGGCCGAGGTCGGGCACCCGCCGGTGAAGTTCCGCGAGGTCTACGAGGCCGCCGCCGCGCTCGGACTGCGGCGGGTCGCGCACGCCGGCGAGGAGGGCCCGCCGGAGTACATCACGCAGGCCCTCGACGTCCTCGGAGTCGAGCGCGTCGACCACGGGCTGCGCTGCATGGAGGACCCGGCGCTGGTGGAGCGGCTGGTGCGGGAGCGGATCCCGCTGACCCTGTGTCCGCTGTCCAACGTGCGGCTGCGGACCGTCGACGTGCTGGCGGAGCATCCGCTGCCGGCCATGCTGGACGCCGGGCTGCTCTGCACGGTCAACTCCGACGACCCCGCCTACTTCGGCGGTTACGCCGGCGACAACTTCGACGCCGTGCGCACCGCCCTGGGCCTGGACGAGGAACGGCTGCGCGAGCTGGCCCGCAACTCCTTCCTCGCCTCGTTCCTGGAGGACGACGAGGAGCGGCGGGCGCGCTGTCTCGCCGAGGTGGACGCCTACGTCTTCTGA
- a CDS encoding IclR family transcriptional regulator encodes MSETGGVREVKSAARTVELLELLAARGDRPARLQELADELGVPRSSMYALLQTLIGRGWVRTDVTGSLYGIGIHALLTGTSYLDSDPRVRLVRPFLDEASEALGETIHLGRLDGRGVAYLATRESHEYLRTISRVGRRLPAHVGALGKALLAQRPDEELPEGPYEALTPHSHTSRRALLADLERIRARGHSVDREEGVLGIVGFGFALRYDTPAQDAISCSVPVGRLTPEHEERIVSVMREIRAKIEATAPGSAGAADWR; translated from the coding sequence ATGTCGGAGACAGGGGGCGTCCGGGAGGTGAAGTCCGCGGCGCGGACGGTCGAGCTGCTGGAACTGCTCGCGGCGCGCGGCGACCGGCCCGCACGGCTGCAGGAGCTCGCGGACGAGCTGGGGGTGCCGCGCAGCTCGATGTACGCGCTGCTGCAGACCCTGATCGGCCGCGGCTGGGTGCGCACCGACGTCACCGGGTCCCTCTACGGCATCGGCATCCACGCCCTGCTGACGGGCACGAGCTACCTCGACTCCGACCCACGGGTGCGGCTGGTGCGCCCCTTCCTCGACGAGGCGTCCGAGGCGCTGGGCGAGACGATCCACTTGGGGCGGCTGGACGGCCGGGGGGTCGCGTATCTGGCGACACGCGAGTCGCACGAATACCTGCGCACGATCAGCCGGGTCGGCAGGCGGCTCCCCGCGCACGTCGGCGCGCTCGGCAAGGCCCTGCTGGCCCAGCGGCCGGACGAGGAGCTGCCCGAGGGGCCCTACGAGGCGCTGACCCCGCACTCGCACACCAGCAGGCGGGCGCTGCTGGCGGACCTCGAGCGGATACGGGCGCGCGGTCACTCCGTGGACCGCGAGGAGGGCGTCCTCGGCATCGTCGGCTTCGGTTTCGCCCTGCGCTACGACACTCCCGCCCAGGACGCGATCAGCTGCTCGGTGCCGGTGGGCCGGCTGACGCCGGAGCACGAGGAGCGGATCGTGTCGGTGATGCGGGAGATCAGGGCGAAGATCGAGGCGACCGCGCCGGGTTCCGCGGGCGCCGCCGACTGGCGTTGA
- a CDS encoding 5-dehydro-4-deoxyglucarate dehydratase — protein sequence MTRVSPDQDTVRRLRDGMAQGVLSFPLTSFHDDGSLDPDGFRAHVAGRLAAVPGALFPACGTGEFFSLDEDEYRQVVTIAVAEAAGRVPVVAGVGYGWAQAARFARIAEEAGADALLVLPHYLVAAPQDGLVAQLEQIAARTPLPLIAYQRGQVAFTVASLRRIAALPTVVGLKDGHSDLDRLQRLTLAAPEGFLFFNGAATAEIQARAYAAVGVPAYSSAVHAFAPEIANAFFAAARDGDDKTVDRLLRDFYVPFVELRDRVPGYAVSLVKAAARLRGRRVGPVRAPLTDPSPADLDELRTLLTAGLDLVGAAL from the coding sequence ATGACGAGGGTGAGCCCCGACCAGGACACGGTCCGACGCCTGCGGGACGGCATGGCGCAGGGAGTGCTGTCGTTCCCGCTCACGAGCTTCCACGACGACGGCTCCCTCGACCCCGACGGCTTCCGCGCGCACGTCGCCGGCCGGCTCGCCGCCGTCCCCGGCGCCCTCTTCCCCGCCTGCGGCACCGGCGAGTTCTTCTCCCTCGACGAGGACGAGTACCGGCAGGTGGTGACGATCGCCGTGGCGGAGGCGGCCGGCCGGGTGCCCGTCGTCGCCGGCGTCGGCTACGGCTGGGCCCAGGCCGCCCGCTTCGCGCGCATCGCCGAGGAGGCCGGCGCCGACGCCCTCCTCGTCCTCCCGCACTACCTCGTCGCCGCCCCGCAGGACGGCCTCGTCGCCCAGCTGGAGCAGATCGCCGCCCGCACCCCGCTGCCCCTCATCGCCTACCAGCGCGGCCAGGTCGCGTTCACCGTCGCCTCCTTGAGACGCATCGCCGCCCTGCCGACCGTCGTCGGCCTCAAGGACGGTCACAGCGACCTCGACCGCCTCCAGCGGCTCACCCTCGCCGCCCCCGAGGGCTTCCTCTTCTTCAACGGCGCGGCCACCGCCGAGATCCAGGCCCGCGCCTACGCCGCCGTCGGCGTCCCCGCCTACTCCTCCGCCGTCCACGCCTTCGCCCCGGAGATCGCGAACGCCTTCTTCGCCGCCGCGCGCGACGGGGACGACAAGACGGTGGACCGGCTGCTGCGCGACTTCTACGTCCCGTTCGTCGAACTGCGCGACCGGGTGCCCGGATACGCAGTGTCGCTGGTGAAGGCCGCCGCCCGGCTGCGCGGCCGACGCGTCGGCCCGGTCCGCGCCCCGCTCACCGACCCCTCGCCCGCCGACCTCGACGAGCTCCGGACCCTCCTGACCGCCGGCCTCGACCTCGTAGGAGCCGCCCTGTGA
- a CDS encoding glucarate dehydratase family protein produces the protein MNLTIADVRLTPILVADPPLLNTQGVHQPYTPRLIVEVVTADGTTGIGETYGDTKYLELARPYAAKVIGRQICDLNGLFTLADEVDVDGSRIFGQVDVGGLRGVQTADKLRLSVVSAFEVACLDALGKALGLPVHALLGGKVRDAVEYSAYLFYKWAGHPDGVPAEKDDWGAAVDPAGVVEQARRFTERYGFTSFKLKGGVFPPQEEIAAVRALAEAFPGRPLRLDPNGAWSVETSLKVAEEIGGLLEYLEDPALGTPAMAEVAARTDVPLATNMCVTTFAEIKEAFSRDAVQVVLSDHHYWGGLRNTQQLAALCRTFGVGVSMHSNTHLGISLAAMTHVASTVPNLRHACDSHYPWQSEDVLTQRLTFDDGKVTVSDAPGLGVELDPDRLAFLHRRWLDDDGALRDRDDAAAMRVADPGWETPAVPRW, from the coding sequence GTGAACCTCACGATCGCCGACGTCCGCCTCACCCCGATCCTGGTCGCCGACCCGCCCCTGCTCAACACCCAGGGCGTGCACCAGCCGTACACCCCCCGGCTGATCGTCGAGGTCGTCACCGCCGACGGGACCACCGGCATCGGCGAGACGTACGGCGACACCAAGTACCTGGAACTCGCCCGCCCTTACGCCGCGAAAGTGATCGGACGTCAGATCTGCGACCTGAACGGCCTGTTCACGCTCGCCGACGAGGTCGACGTCGACGGCTCCCGGATCTTCGGGCAGGTGGACGTCGGCGGGCTGCGCGGCGTCCAGACCGCCGACAAGCTGCGCCTGTCCGTGGTGTCCGCCTTCGAGGTCGCCTGCCTCGACGCCCTCGGCAAGGCGCTCGGCCTGCCCGTGCACGCCCTGCTCGGCGGCAAGGTGCGCGACGCCGTCGAGTACAGCGCCTACCTCTTCTACAAGTGGGCCGGCCACCCCGACGGGGTGCCCGCGGAGAAGGACGACTGGGGCGCCGCCGTCGACCCGGCGGGAGTCGTCGAACAGGCGCGCCGCTTCACCGAGCGCTACGGCTTCACCTCCTTCAAGCTCAAGGGCGGCGTCTTCCCGCCCCAGGAGGAGATCGCCGCCGTCCGCGCCCTGGCCGAGGCCTTCCCCGGCCGCCCGCTGCGCCTGGACCCCAACGGCGCCTGGTCCGTCGAGACCTCGCTGAAGGTGGCCGAGGAGATCGGAGGGCTCCTCGAGTACCTGGAGGACCCGGCGCTCGGCACCCCGGCGATGGCCGAGGTCGCCGCGCGGACCGACGTCCCGCTCGCCACCAACATGTGCGTGACGACGTTCGCCGAGATCAAGGAGGCCTTCAGCCGCGACGCCGTCCAGGTCGTCCTCTCCGACCACCACTACTGGGGCGGGCTGCGCAACACCCAGCAACTCGCCGCGCTCTGCCGGACGTTCGGCGTCGGCGTCTCCATGCACTCCAACACCCATCTGGGCATCTCGCTGGCCGCCATGACCCACGTGGCGTCCACCGTCCCGAACCTCCGCCACGCCTGCGACTCCCACTACCCCTGGCAGTCGGAGGACGTCCTCACCCAACGGCTGACCTTCGACGACGGCAAGGTCACGGTGTCCGACGCGCCCGGACTCGGCGTCGAACTCGACCCCGACCGGCTCGCGTTCCTCCACCGGCGCTGGCTCGACGACGACGGCGCCCTGCGCGACCGCGACGACGCGGCGGCGATGCGCGTGGCCGACCCGGGCTGGGAGACGCCCGCCGTGCCCCGCTGGTGA
- a CDS encoding carbohydrate kinase family protein, whose protein sequence is MTASNASTGEGRHRHTGPNGHTGRTGQDRHTGQNGHPGPGRRAARVDPLKERRAAGDPPWDVYLTGTVFLDIIFTGLDSAPVRGTESWARGMGSSPGGVANMATALARLGLRTSLAAAFGDDHYGEYCWDALEQGEGIDLTPSRSVPGWHSPVTVSMAYEGERTMVSHGHEPPPEEPAPECPPPARAAVASLTPGIRAPWIEQAARRGTRVFADVGWDDTGAWDLAGLADLEHCEAFLPNAQEAMRYTRADCPRAAAHALTEHVPLAVVTLGAEGAYAVDRATGESAEVPAIAVEALDPTGAGDVFVAGFVTGTLAGWPLADRLAFAGLTAALSVQEFGGSLSAPGWSEIAAWWRRVQSVEGQDPEALQRYAFLDGLLPALLPAAEEAAPWPLRRAVPTIGFGRSA, encoded by the coding sequence GTGACCGCGTCCAACGCGTCCACCGGAGAGGGACGCCACCGCCACACCGGCCCGAACGGCCACACCGGCCGTACCGGGCAGGACCGCCACACCGGGCAGAACGGTCACCCGGGTCCGGGGCGGCGGGCCGCCCGGGTCGACCCGCTGAAGGAGCGGCGCGCCGCCGGCGACCCGCCGTGGGACGTCTACCTCACCGGGACGGTCTTCCTCGACATCATCTTCACCGGGCTCGACTCCGCCCCGGTGCGCGGGACCGAGTCCTGGGCGCGCGGCATGGGATCGAGCCCCGGCGGCGTCGCCAACATGGCCACCGCGCTCGCCCGCCTCGGCCTGCGCACCTCCCTCGCGGCGGCCTTCGGCGACGACCACTACGGCGAGTACTGCTGGGACGCCCTGGAACAGGGCGAGGGCATCGACCTGACCCCCTCCCGCTCGGTCCCCGGCTGGCACTCCCCGGTCACCGTCTCCATGGCCTACGAGGGCGAACGCACCATGGTCTCGCACGGACACGAGCCGCCGCCCGAGGAGCCTGCGCCCGAGTGCCCCCCGCCCGCCCGCGCCGCCGTCGCCTCCCTCACCCCCGGCATCCGCGCCCCCTGGATCGAACAGGCCGCCCGCCGCGGCACCCGCGTCTTCGCCGACGTCGGATGGGACGACACGGGCGCCTGGGACCTGGCCGGCCTCGCCGACCTGGAGCACTGCGAGGCGTTCCTGCCCAACGCGCAGGAGGCCATGCGCTACACCCGCGCCGACTGCCCCCGCGCCGCCGCGCACGCCCTCACCGAACACGTTCCGCTCGCGGTCGTCACCCTCGGCGCGGAGGGCGCGTACGCGGTGGACCGCGCCACGGGCGAGAGCGCCGAGGTCCCCGCCATCGCCGTCGAGGCCCTGGACCCCACCGGCGCCGGTGACGTCTTCGTGGCCGGCTTCGTCACCGGCACCCTGGCGGGGTGGCCGCTGGCCGACCGGCTGGCCTTCGCCGGCCTCACGGCGGCCCTCTCGGTGCAGGAGTTCGGCGGCTCGCTCTCCGCCCCCGGCTGGTCCGAGATCGCGGCCTGGTGGCGCAGGGTCCAGTCGGTCGAGGGCCAGGACCCCGAGGCGCTGCAGCGGTACGCGTTCCTGGACGGTCTGCTCCCGGCACTGCTCCCCGCCGCGGAGGAGGCCGCGCCGTGGCCGCTGCGCAGGGCGGTGCCGACGATCGGTTTCGGCCGTTCGGCATAG
- a CDS encoding PhoH family protein encodes MTQTPTAHTPAQGKARAQFTVPAQHPMVTVLGSGDSLLRVIETAFPAADIHVRGNEISAVGDPREVALVQRLFDEMMLVLRTGQPMTEDAVERSIAMLRASENGTSEGRETPAEVLTQNILSSRGRTIRPKTLNQKRYVDAIDKHTIVFGIGPAGTGKTYLAMAKAVQALQSKQVNRIILTRPAVEAGERLGFLPGTLYEKIDPYLRPLYDALHDMLDPDSIPKLMAAGTIEVAPLAYMRGRTLNDAFIILDEAQNTSPEQMKMFLTRLGFESKIVITGDVTQVDLPNGTKSGLRQVQEILEGVDDVHFSRLSSQDVVRHKLVGRIVDAYEKYDSHNGTENGTHQGGRNKRK; translated from the coding sequence ATGACTCAGACACCGACAGCTCACACGCCCGCGCAGGGCAAGGCGAGAGCACAGTTCACCGTTCCCGCCCAGCACCCCATGGTGACCGTGCTGGGATCCGGAGACTCCCTCCTGCGCGTGATCGAGACGGCTTTCCCGGCGGCCGACATCCACGTCCGGGGCAACGAGATCAGCGCGGTCGGCGACCCACGGGAAGTCGCCCTTGTCCAGCGCCTGTTCGACGAGATGATGCTGGTGCTCCGCACCGGGCAGCCGATGACGGAGGACGCAGTGGAACGCTCGATCGCCATGCTGCGGGCAAGTGAGAACGGGACGAGTGAAGGCCGGGAGACCCCGGCCGAGGTTCTGACACAGAACATCCTGTCCTCGCGCGGCCGCACCATCAGACCCAAGACCCTCAACCAGAAGCGGTACGTCGACGCGATCGACAAGCACACGATCGTCTTCGGCATCGGCCCCGCGGGCACCGGCAAGACCTACCTGGCCATGGCCAAGGCGGTGCAGGCGCTGCAGTCCAAGCAGGTCAACCGCATCATCCTGACCCGTCCCGCGGTCGAGGCCGGCGAACGCCTCGGCTTCCTGCCGGGCACCCTCTACGAGAAGATCGACCCCTACCTCCGCCCGCTCTACGACGCCCTGCACGACATGCTCGACCCCGACTCGATCCCGAAGCTGATGGCCGCGGGCACGATCGAGGTGGCCCCGCTGGCGTACATGAGGGGTCGCACGCTCAACGACGCCTTCATCATCCTGGACGAGGCGCAGAACACGAGCCCCGAGCAGATGAAGATGTTCCTGACCCGGCTCGGGTTCGAATCGAAGATCGTGATCACCGGTGACGTGACGCAGGTCGACCTGCCGAACGGCACCAAGTCGGGCCTGCGGCAGGTCCAGGAGATCCTCGAGGGCGTCGACGACGTGCACTTCTCCCGCCTGTCGTCCCAGGACGTCGTCCGGCACAAGCTCGTCGGCCGTATCGTCGACGCGTACGAGAAGTACGACAGCCACAACGGTACGGAGAACGGCACCCACCAGGGCGGCCGTAACAAGCGGAAGTAG